The following is a genomic window from Methanoplanus sp. FWC-SCC4.
CCGGATGAAGTTTTAAAAAAAGGGCGTCTGGCCAATCCCTATTTTTGCCTGATGGGAATTGATCCTATAAGTTTTGGGGACGGCGGCTGTGTCCTTTTGATGGATGTAAGGGCTGATATGCTAAACGGTGCCGGCTGGCTTCAGGGCGGCATATATGTGTCACTTGCAGATGAGGCTATGGCGCTTGCAATATCAACAATACTTAATGCCGGTGAGGGTATTGCAACAATATCGGAAACAACGTCATTTCTGCGTGGCGTTAACACCGGAAAAATATGCGCAAAGGCATCGGTAGTACGGCGCGGGCGTAAAATAATATTTGCCGAGGGCATTGTTTTTCAAAAAGATGATGAATCGAAGGTTCTCTCAAAGACTACAGCTTCTTTTGCTGTTGTCAAGAGATAAACCAGTTCCCTGACTTATTTTTTGCTGACTTCAATTACTTTATCATCGCTTTTGGCACTGATGCCTGAAATCTCAGCACTGGCAGATGCATGAAACATTCCGAATGTTAAAGGCACTTTTCCGGTTACTGATGCAAATCCGTTTTCATCTGTTACTTCTGTTTCGTATTCATTCCAACCCTCAGCCTGATTCTCATTTTTTAAGAGTAAAATGTAACAGGCACGGACCCTGGGGGTTTTCTTCTCTGTTTTATAAAAATCCCTGTCCGGTGCTGTAAAAGAGTTTTTAATATATTTTTTTGAGTGTATTTTTTTGTAAGAATTTTCTCTATCAACCAATTTATTTCCTTTCAAAAACAAAGTGATCTGTATATTTTATCTTTGGAGAGGGTGTCTTGAAATACGTAGTCGTTACAGGCGGTGTGATGAGTGGTCTTGGAAAAGGCATTACAACCGCATCTATTGGAAGAATTTTAAAGAACAGAGGGTATCGGGTAACTGCTGTAAAAATAGATCCATACCTCAACATTGATGCCGGCACAATGAACCCCGCACAGCACGGGGAAGTATTTGTCTTAAAAGACGGCGGAGAAGTGGATCTTGATCTTGGAAATTATGAGCGTTTCCTGGACATCAATCTGACATCTGATCACAATATCACAACCGGAAAGGTCTATCAGACTGTCATTGAGAAGGAAAGGCACGGAGACTATCTTGGCGGCACTGTCCAGATTATCCCGCACATAACTGATCAGATAAAGGAGTACATAAAAAACGCTGCCGAAAATTACGTAGAAGACGGTAACGGAAACGGCAAAAAAGCGGATGTCTGCCTCGTTGAAGTGGGAGGAACAGTTGGAGATATTGAGAGCATGCCCTTTTTGGAAGCAGTACGCCAGATGGTCGGAGAACTCCCCAAAAATGACATGGCACTCGTTCATGTGACACTTGTCCCGAGTGACAACATGGGAGATCACAAGACAAAACCGACACAGCATTCAGTAAAAGTCCTTCGTGAACTTGGCCTTCACCCTGACGTCATAGTCGGCAGAAGTGACATTGTGATGAAATCCGGAACCAAAAAAAAGATCTCGGATTTCTGTGGAGTATCTCCAAAAGCTGTAATTTCCGCGGCAACTGCAAAGGATATCTATGAAGTTCCGATGGAGCTTGAAAAGGAAGGTCTTGCAGATGTGATTGCCGATCTCCTCTCTTTAAAGAAAGTTGAGGCAGACAATGAATGGTACAGAATTGTCAGCCGCGAGTACACTAAGAGGGCAACTGTTGCAATAGTTACAAAATACGGAATAGAGGATGTATATATCTCAATAAAAGAAGCCCTCAGGCATGCCGGCAGAAATCTCTCAACCGAGGTTGAAATCCGCTGGATCGATGCAGAAGACTATGAAGACAAAGACCTTGAAGACGTGGACGGAATACTTATCCCGGGCGGATTCGGGCCACGCGGAATTGAGGGAAAAATCCGTGCAATAAAATTTGCGAGGGAAAACAACAAGCCTTTCTTAGGTTTATGCCTCGGTTTCCAGCTTGCAGTAATCGAATACTGCAGGGGTGTTTTAGGATGGGCAGATGCAACATCCGAAGAGATGGGTGAAGGCCGGCATGTAATTGCCATACTCCCCGAACAGGAGGATGTCACCGATCTCGGAGGCACAATGAGGCTTGGAGACTGCGAAATTGATCTAAAGCCGGACACAAAGATTGCAAAGCTTTACGGTAAGAAGAGTGTTGTTGAACGCCACCGTCACCGTTACGAAGTAAATCCAACATATATCGCAGATATTGAAAAGGCAGGTCTTGTATTTTCAGGAGCCTGCAAAAACAGGATGGAAGCATGTGAGATTCCGAAAAACACCTTCTTCCTTGCAACACAGTCCCATCCTGAGTTCAAGTCGACACCGACACACCCGTCACCTCCGTACCTTGGATTTGTTGAGGCATGTGCAAATCAGAGAAAAAACGAGTAAAGACAATTATTAAAAATTGAGAATTCCCTGGAGAATAAAAAGATGGTAAACACAGAGAAGTTTATTGCAAAAGCAATTGAGGAGATCAAAGAAAAGTCAAACGGCAAAAAAGTTGTCATGGCACTTTCCGGAGGGGTTGACTCATCCGTATGTGCAGAGCTTGCAAAACGTGCAATCGATGACAATTTAAAACCAATCTATGTCGATACAGGTCTTATGAGGAAAGGCGAGACTGAGAGGATTAAGGAACTCTTCTCAGATCTTGAACTTGATGTAATCGATGCAGGTGAGGAATTTTTCGAGGCATTAAAAGGTGTCGTTGACCCTGAAGAGAAGAGAAAGGTAATCGGTGAGAAGTTCATCCGCATCTTTGAGCGTGAAGCGAAAAAAACAGGTGCGGAGTATCTCCTCCAGGGAACAATATACCCTGACATCATCGAAAGCGAGGGCGGAATTAAAAGCCATCACAATGTCGGCGGTCTCCCCTATGACATCAAATTTGAAGGATTAATTGAGCCTTTAATTGATCTCTACAAGGATGAGGTAAGGGACGTTGCAGGGGCCCTTGAGATGCCTGTTGAGATTCAGCACAGAATGCCTTTCCCGGGCCCCGGTCTTGCTGTCCGCTGTCTTGGTGAGGTAACACCTGATAAGATTGCAGTAATCCGCGAGGCAAATGCTATTGCGGAAGAGGAGCTTGTTGAGAAGTTTCAGCCCTGGCAGTGCTTTGCAGCCCTGATAGGACTTGGCACAGGAGTCAAGGGAGATGTCCGTCTTCACGGGTGGATTATAGCTGTTCGTGCCGTTTACTCCCGTGATGCAATGACAGCAGAGCCTGTTGAAATTCCGTGGGAAACAATGCACAAAATAGCATCACGCATCACCTCCGAAATCCCCGAGGTTGCACGTGTGGTATATGATATCACTCCAAAGCCTCCGGCAACAATTGAATACGAGTGATATTCTTTAAAGGCTTTAGGGGATAATTTTCTGAATAAAAAATTCAGATTTTCTTTTATGCCTTACAAAATCTTATAATCAGTCAAAACCGGCAATAATCCAGATTAAGCCGGTTAACTGGTGCAAAAATAATCTCTGGATATATTGTGCCCCCCCTGGTTATCTTAAATGGTGGGTTTGGTTACCTTCTGATTTTTTTGCATCATACAGATAATCCGGCATGAAAACAGTGGATGCTTTTCGCTTGGTGAATGTTTTTATGCCCAAAATATAATTTAAAATGCTTATAAAATATTTATAGAAATTTCAGAAGTGGATTTAAATGGGAAATTATCAAAACTCCGTGAATACAAAGGATCTTGACAGCCGCTACTTCATGCAGGCTTTCGGGCGTGACCAAAAAATTGTAAAGGGAGAGGGCAGTTATGTCTGGGACGAATCCGGGAAGAAGTACCTTGACTGCGTTGCGGGAATTGCAGTATGCAGTACCGGACACTGCCACCCGAAAGTCGTCGAAGCTGTATGCAGGCAGGCAAAAGAGCTGATACACATTTCAAATCTGTTTTATGTCCCCAACCAGGCAGAACTTGCAGAAAAAATGGTTGAGATATCCGGTCTTAAGGGCGGCCGTGCTTTCTTTTCAAACTCCGGTGCCGAGGCAAACGAGGGAGCGATAAAGCTTGCAAGAATCATAACCGGGAAAAAGAAGTTTGTCGCCTTTGTAGACGGCTTTCACGGAAGAACATGCGGTTCACTTGCTGTAACATACAAACCTGCAATAAGGGAACCCTTTGAACCTCTCGAGCCGGAATGCACATTTGTTGAATACGGTGACTTAAAGGCCTTAAAAGAGGCGGTTGACGATGACACCGCAGGTGTTTTTGTGGAAGGAGTGCAGGGCGAGGCAGGAATTGTTCCCGCTCCCGAGGGCTTTTACGAGGGCGTCCGTAAGATATGTGATGAAAAGGGTGCTCTTATGATCTGTGACGAGGTGCAGACAGGAATGGGAAGGACTGGAAAATGGTTCTTCTACCAGAATACATCCGTAACACCTGACATTGTCACAATTGCAAAGGGTATTGCAAGCGGTCTCCCGATGGGTGCACTGGTTGCGGCAGAAGGCATCTCCTTTAAGGCAAGTGAACACGGAAGCACATTTGCCGGTGGTCCCCTTGTATGCGCTGCAGCCCTTTCCACAATTGATATAATAGAGGAAATTCTCCCATCTGTAAGCGAAAAGGGAGATAGGTTTGCAAAAGGACTCTCTGCACACAATCCCCGCTTCTGCGGTCTTATGATTGGAATCCCTGTCGGAGAGGAGAAGTGTAAGGACGTATATGAAGAGTGCAGAAGAAACGGTGTCATTGTAAACTGTGCATCACACGGTACAATCCGCCTCGTACCGCCGCTTACTATTTCAGATGAGGAGATAGACAAAGCAGTGGAGGTCATCAATGCGGCAATTGATAAGACAGATCTTTAAAAGTGAAGGCTATGTATTTGCAACGAAAGCTGCGGATATATCAAAAAAAGCCGGGTATTTAAAGCCGGCGAGACTTGCAAGCAATGAAAATCCCTCGGCTCCCTCAAAAAAGGCATTAAAACAGGCTGAAGAAGCTCTCTATTCAGGGAACCGTTACCCGGACGAGTCCGGAAGGGCCCTAAAGGATGCACTTGTTTCATATCACGGTGACTACCGGTTTGTGACAGGTGTCGGGATGGACGGTGTCATTGAAAATGTCATACGGACAATTGTGGAATGCGGGGACAAAGTGGTTGTAAGCACACCCACTTTTTCATTCTACAGACTCGCAGTTGAAGCCCAGGGAGGGGTTGTTGAAAACATAAAAAGGCGTGATGATTTCTCTGTTGATACAGATGAATTCATAAAAGCCTGCAAAGGTGCAAAGCTTGCATTCCTGTGCAGTCCGAACAACCCGACAGGAACAGTCACTCCCGTCCCTGATATTGAAAAGATACTCTCATCAATTGACGGAATTTTGTTTCTCGACAACGCCTACATTGACTTCTGTGACACAGACTACCGTTTGCTGATGAAAAATCACGACAATCTGATAATCGGCATGACAATGTCAAAGGCATTTGCGCTTGCCGGTATGAGAGTCGGCTATGCCTTTGTGCCTGAGTGGTACGAACCATATTACATCCGTGCACAGACTCCTTTCAACCTGAACTGCGTCTCTATGGCAGCGGCAACAGGTGCACTGCTTGACGGGGAATATGTCAGTGACTATGTCAGTGAGGTATCAGAGTGGCGTGAGAGATTCATAAATGAATCAGGGTACCCTGTGTGTCAGAGCGGCGCAAACTTTGTAATGATTGATGTCTCACCGATGACTGGTGACGAGGCGGTAGAGAAACTTGCAGGTCTCGGTGTTATCGTCCGGTCGTGCGTAAGTTTTCCCATGCTCGGTGACAGCTATATCCGTGTAAGCATCGGGGAGCCCTGGGAGAATGAGATGTTTCTAAAAGCAGTAAAAGAGATCAAAAATCCATGATGATCTGCATTTCAGGAATACCCGGTACCGGTAAATCAACTCTGGCGGATGAACTCAAAAAAAGAGGATACAATATTGTCCGGCAGAACGATACGGTAAAAGACTTTATCGTATCAGATGATGAAGAAAGGGATACAAAAATTATTGATGAGGAAAAATGGGTATCTTCATTCAAACCATTTGAGGGGATAATCGAAGGGCACCTGACTCACCTTCTGCCCTGCGATCTTGTGGTGATACTAAGGTGCAGGCCTGACATCCTAAAGGAACGTCTGCAACATCGTGGATATTCACAGGAGAAGGTTATGGAGAATGTGGAGGCTGAAGCCCTTGATGTCTCCTTAATCGAGGCTCTCGAATACCATGAACCCTGCAAAATATTAGAAATAGACACGACAAATGAATCTGTCGATATTATTGCAACAGAGATCGGGGATTTTATGCAGGGTAAAATACCACCTTCTCATGGAAAAACCGACTGGTCAGAATATTTTGGAATGATCATATGACACTTGACAATTATCGCCCTCATGTAGCAGGGATAATAAAACCAATAGTAAAGGTATGCGTAAAACTGCATCTGACTCCCAATGCAAGCACAATAATTGCTTTCATTGCCGCAGCAGCCGCAGGTTACGCCTTTTATCAGAGTAATATCCTTATGGGTGTGATTTTTGTCTTTCTTAATGCATTTTTTGACGCAATTGACGGAGCGATTGCCAGGGAGATGAATATTGCAACTCCCGGCGGTGATTTCCTGGACCATGTCATTGACAGGTATGCCGATATTTTTATCATATGCGGTATATTTGCAGGTCCTCTTGCTCCCTGGCCTATCGGTGTCTTTGCGCTCACCGGTGTTCTCATGTCCTCCTACCTCGGCACCCAGGCACAGGCTGTTGGTGTCGGCAGGTTTTATGGAGGTATTTTAGGACGGGCGGATCGCCTTGTTCTTTTAATTGCAGCCGGAATTATTGATTTAATTGTAGCCGGCGGAATCTACGGCATGAGTTTCCTTGGATGGCTTCTGGTTGTCTTTGGTGTTCTGGGGCACTTCACGGCAGCACAGAGGTTTGCTCATGTCTGGAAAGAACTGAAAAAATAATTCATTTAATTTTTTAGGCAGTTTGGGGTTTTCTGATGATAAAAAGAGTGGTTGTTGCCGGCAGGGGTTCTGGTGGTTTTGACGATACTGTATCGCCTTTTTTTGGCAGATGCAGCAGTTTTTGTGTTGTTGATATTGGATCAGGCGGAATTGCAACACACCTTACTATTCCAAACGAGGCAAGTGACATTCCGGGAAGTGCAGGGGTTGTTGCTGCAGGAAATGTCATAGACTTTGGTGTGGATGCCGTTGTTGCCGGAGATTTTGGCGCAGGCTCGACAAAGGTTTTTCAAAAGGCCGGTGTGAAGCAGTATATCCTTAAGGATATTCTGATAAAAGAGGCGATTGAAAAAGTGATTTCAGGGGGAGTTGAATGTGTGGACTCCGGAGAAATAATTGCCTCACAAAAATACGGTATGGGGAGAAATAAAAGGAAAGCCCCTGAAAAATCCTTGTCCGGTTTTTTTATATGCAGCAGGTGCGGGTGCTCAATGCCAAAAAAGGATGGAGTTTTGGAGATGGAATGCCCAAACTGTGGCAATAATATGAGCTAAAATTTCTCAATTCCTAAAAATTTTGTTGTATTTTCTTTTTTGTATTTTTTTTATATTTAGCCAAAAAATCCTCTTTCCAGTATTTGCTCCAAATCCTCTGCCCGGGAATCCGGGTATCGGTTTTTTAAAGATACCCTGATTTTTAGAAGAATCGGTGGGATAAAAGGTTCAGTCAGCTTTTCTTGTTTAGGGAATTTATGACTGATTCCGTAAACGAAAGTGCCCCTTCGATCCCTGCAAATGGTCTGTTGTGAAGCATGACTTTGTGCCTTATGGGAAATGTCATCTCAACAAATGGGATGTCCGGAGATACTGCATATTCAAAGGATGAGCCTATGATAAGATCAGGTCTTTCATTTAGGATGCGTTCTTTAGTCTCTTGCATGTCCGTTATCTTTTTTGAAGGAAAATCAGTGTTTTCAGGTTCCCCGTTTCTTACTCCTGCAAATATTATGTTGGCATCAAATGTATTCTTCAGATGTTCTGCCGCAAATTCAACATATGATTCTGTCCCGAAGATCATAACATCCGGAGGGTCAGATTTTCGCAAATATTTGCTCCCTGCCTTCGTGATAACTTCATCAGCCTCTTCTGCCTCCTCAAAAATTTTACCTGCATCTTTGTCAGGGAAGAGTTCTGAAATTTTTGAAAATGAATCTGTGACATTATCAATCCCGAGAATGCTGAGATTAAGATCATCTGAATTATGATATTTTTGGTGTGAATAATCGGGGTTTACTGATACCGAGTATGGAGACGGATTTCTTACAGACTCTAAAGTGTCCCTGCAAAATGTGGCTGCAACAGGTATTTTGCACAGATCAAGAAGTCTTTTAGCCTCGATTAAATTACCCCGGTGAAACGGATCAAGTGAGCATATGCCGTCAATGTTTATCCCTTCCCTCCCGTGATCTGTTTTTATGTCAAGCTTTGATAATGCGTAATCCCGGCCGGAATCAAAGTCACCTGAAAATCCCGCGGGATCAATTGCAATAACGTCAAAATCAGAGAGAATTCCCGAAATATCCTCCCCCATAACCGAAGGAACGCATGTGTTTATGACGGCAATTTTTGAATACATGCATGAAAGGCTGTCGACGACTTCAAGCAGTCTGTCTTCTGCCCCGAATATGACCTCATCCTGGATAAGAAACGTGCTGTGCAAAGAGTCCGGAACCGCCATATCAGCATAAAAGTAGCATCCCGAAGATCCGTGAATAACGACACCGACATCTGTTAAACCTGCAAGTGCGGATGCTGCACCTGTCATTGCGCACGGCCATACGGGATTTATGCAGGGTTTTGACATTATAAAAATCTCCTCCACTGGTGAAGCATTCGCCCAACACCTGTTGTTCCTATCGGTGTGTAAAACGGAATAGGAATAACTGTCCCGTCAGGGTCAAGTATTATCCCTGTTTTCTTTGCGATCTCGTAGAGGAGTCCTGCCTCTGCCTTTTGAAACCCGAAAGAGTCGAAATACACTTTCTCACCCTTAAGGTCTGAAAAATCCTCACATAGCCGGTTTTGATTTTCATATTCCTCTGAAACGGCATTTGAGGGATCAATATTGAGAATATCCGCGACCTCCTCTAAAAATTCAATTGTCCCCGAAAGCCCGTATGGAAATGACCGGATGCACGGCGCATTTGTAACCAAAGCAAAGTGTTTTGAGAGTTCCCCTGTTGTGTCATCCCTTATTATATTCAGGCACCCTCTGCCTGTCTTTTTAATATCATCAGGGGTTATGTTTCTTGCAAACCTTACATTCACCCCAAGACCGAGAAGGGAGAGAAGCCGCTTTATTTCGGCAAAATTTTCATCAACCTCATATTCGAGATTCTTCTCTCCGATGATGTTTACCAGGGGGTGCTTTGATTCCCCTGATTTTTCAATAAGGCAGGATGTCTCCTTTAAGGCGGTTATGTATCCTTTTTCAAACGATCCCCCGAGAAAGCCGGAAGTGTGGACTGGAATGACAGGGACTCCCCAGTCATTTGAGCATATTTTGTCTACATCATCGCCGATTGTCTCGCATATGCATGATGTGATGACAAACACAGCCCCGGGATTGTATTCAAGGGAATCCTTTATCGTGTTTTTTAGTTTTTCTTCCCCGCCGAAAATTATCTCATTCTCCTGCATTCCGCTTGAGATAATTTCAGGTATGTCAAAGCACCCGTTGTAGAGCATCGTCGACTGAAAAAGAGATGATGCCTGGTGTGCACATCCGTCGGGGCCGTGCACTATTGTTGCCGCATTATTGACAAATGCACATACCGAAAGGGCTCCTGTGACAGTGCAGCCTTCAAGCCTTGATATATTTTTGTGCGAGGGATTCGAGTTCATCCATTGTGAGTGGAGTAGGCTGTTTTTCAGGGTCAGGTTTATTGTTCATTATTTTGTCTGCAAGACGCCTGTAAACTCCTGCCTGTTCCGATTCGGGAGCGTATTCAAGGACTGTTCTTTTGCTGACCTCTGCAACCCTTACTATCTGGTTTCTGGGTATGAATTCAATAAGTTCCGAGTTAATCAGTCTTGCAAACTCAGATACGAGTTCGTATTCACCCTCAATATTTGCAGAGTTGCAGATGACCCCTCCGAGTGTGCATCGTGCCTTTGATCTGCGGGAGAGTCTTGCGATTGCCTTGCAGATGTTGTTTGCAGCGTAAAGAGCCATGAAGTCCCCTGATGTCACAAGATACACTTCCTGTGCATATCCCTCACGCATCGGCATTGCAAATCCTCCGCAGACGACATCCCCGAGCACATCGTAGACAATGATATCACCGTAGAGTGCATCAAGCTTTTCGAGAAGCTGGAATGTTGCGATAATCCCCCTGCCTGCACAGCCGACCCCCGGTTCGGGTCCTCCCGCCTCAACGCATCTAATCCCGTTATAACCGGTATAGACCACATCATCTGTTGAAAGGCTGCTCTCACCCTTTTCACGTACGAGATCAAGAACGGTCGGAATCCATTCGCCGCGCATCAGCATGCGTGTGCTGTCGTGTTTTGGATCACAGCCGATTTGCATTATATCCAGTTTTTTTTCTGAAAGCGCAGCGGAGAGGTTTGCCGACGTTGTCGATTTCCCTATCCCTCCCTTGCCATAGAGCGCTATTTGTTTCATTACCATGATATTTGGTTTTGTGTGGTTATTAGGGTGATTGTGATTTTTGCTGTTTTAAAGTTTAGACGGACAGCTGATTTGATTCAGTGTTGGATGGATAAAGGGAACCCGCCTTTGGATAAAGGATATAAATATTGGCTGTATTATAATTTCCATTATGTGGGGGGCTGGTGAATTTTTTCTTTTGGCAATAACACCATAGGTGAAGGGTCGTTTATATTCGATGATGTATTGCTGGGTTTTCCGTCACGGAAAAACCTGAAATGCGAGGATTTCAAAGGGACCGATATAGGAAAAAATGCTGTGGTAAGATCAGGCACAATCATCTATTGCGATGTGACGATTGGTGATAACTTCAATACAGGTCACAATGTGCTGATAAGGGAGAACACTTCTATCGGAAACGGGGTTTCAATAGGAACTTATTCGATAATTGAAGGGAACACGACAATCGGGCATAACGTGAACCTTCAGAGTATGGTGTATGTCCCGACCGGAGTTGTCATAGAAGATGATGTTTTTATAGGGCCGAACGCTGTTTTGACAAATGACAAATATCCTCCGAACGGGGGGGATAACTTAAAAGGTCCGGTTATAAAAAAAGGTGCTTCGATAGGGGCAAACACAACGATTCTGCCCGGAGTTATAATAGGGGAGGGTTCTCTTGTTGCGGCAGGATCGGTTGTTACAAAGGATGTTCCTGCCTTTACACTTGCAGTCGGTTCCCCTGCCCGGATAAGAGATTTACCAGAAGGTGCTAAAATATGATCCCTATTGCCAGACCATACATTGGTGAGGAAGAGATTGCAGCAGTCTCGGACGTAATGCGTTTAGGAGTGCTTGCAAATGGTTCTGTTGTTACTGAATTTGAAAAAAGATTTGCCAAATACTGCGGCTGTAAATATGCGGTCGGGACAAATTCGGGGACTTCCGCACTTCATGCGGCGCTTCTGTGTACGGGAATAAAACCCGGTGATGAAGTAATCGTTCCTTCTTTTACCTTTATTGCAACAGCAACAAGTGTTTCAATGTGCGGTGCGAAACCTGTGATCGTTGATGTTGAGGATGAATATTTCACAATAGATCCCGACCGGATTCTGGAAAATATTACAGACAAGACAAAGGCAGTAATCGGCGTTCACCTCTTCGGGCAGCCCTTTGATTTAAGAGCTGTTTTGGAAATCTGCGAGGACAAAAATATATTCCTAATAGAGGACTGTGCACAGGCGCATGGCTCCCTTTACCAGGGGCAAAAAGTTGGAAGTTTTGGTCTTTCAGGCTGCTTCTCCTTTTACCCTACAAAAAACATGACCACCGGTGAAGGAGGTATAGTTACAACGTCTGAATCTTCATACGATGAAAGACTAAGGCGGGTTGTAAACCACGGCCAGAGTGAAAAATATCTTCACACTGAACTTGGGTTTAATTTAAGGATGAGCAATATCGATGCTGCTATTGGGAATGTCCAGCTTTCAAAACTGGACTGGATGAATGAGCGAAGATGCGAAAACGCGAATATATTATCAAAAGGTATTGATGCTGAGGGGATTAAAAAACCAGTTATAAGACCTGGGTGTTCTCATGTGTATCATCAGTATGTAATCTGCCTCGAAGAAGACTACAAACTCTCAAGGGATGAACTTATGCAGAAATTAAATGAAAAAGGGATTGGATGTGCAGTCCATTATCCGATGCCTGTTCATAAACAGCCCCTGTATTTGTCTTCCGGCAATTACAGGTATGAATGCCCTGTATCTGAAAGACTCTCAGAGTCTGTATTAAGCCTCCCCGTTCACCCCGGCGTTACAACA
Proteins encoded in this region:
- a CDS encoding nitrogenase component 1, which produces MNSNPSHKNISRLEGCTVTGALSVCAFVNNAATIVHGPDGCAHQASSLFQSTMLYNGCFDIPEIISSGMQENEIIFGGEEKLKNTIKDSLEYNPGAVFVITSCICETIGDDVDKICSNDWGVPVIPVHTSGFLGGSFEKGYITALKETSCLIEKSGESKHPLVNIIGEKNLEYEVDENFAEIKRLLSLLGLGVNVRFARNITPDDIKKTGRGCLNIIRDDTTGELSKHFALVTNAPCIRSFPYGLSGTIEFLEEVADILNIDPSNAVSEEYENQNRLCEDFSDLKGEKVYFDSFGFQKAEAGLLYEIAKKTGIILDPDGTVIPIPFYTPIGTTGVGRMLHQWRRFL
- the cfbC gene encoding Ni-sirohydrochlorin a,c-diamide reductive cyclase ATP-dependent reductase subunit gives rise to the protein MKQIALYGKGGIGKSTTSANLSAALSEKKLDIMQIGCDPKHDSTRMLMRGEWIPTVLDLVREKGESSLSTDDVVYTGYNGIRCVEAGGPEPGVGCAGRGIIATFQLLEKLDALYGDIIVYDVLGDVVCGGFAMPMREGYAQEVYLVTSGDFMALYAANNICKAIARLSRRSKARCTLGGVICNSANIEGEYELVSEFARLINSELIEFIPRNQIVRVAEVSKRTVLEYAPESEQAGVYRRLADKIMNNKPDPEKQPTPLTMDELESLAQKYIKA
- a CDS encoding acyltransferase, encoding MLGFPSRKNLKCEDFKGTDIGKNAVVRSGTIIYCDVTIGDNFNTGHNVLIRENTSIGNGVSIGTYSIIEGNTTIGHNVNLQSMVYVPTGVVIEDDVFIGPNAVLTNDKYPPNGGDNLKGPVIKKGASIGANTTILPGVIIGEGSLVAAGSVVTKDVPAFTLAVGSPARIRDLPEGAKI
- a CDS encoding DegT/DnrJ/EryC1/StrS family aminotransferase, which gives rise to MIPIARPYIGEEEIAAVSDVMRLGVLANGSVVTEFEKRFAKYCGCKYAVGTNSGTSALHAALLCTGIKPGDEVIVPSFTFIATATSVSMCGAKPVIVDVEDEYFTIDPDRILENITDKTKAVIGVHLFGQPFDLRAVLEICEDKNIFLIEDCAQAHGSLYQGQKVGSFGLSGCFSFYPTKNMTTGEGGIVTTSESSYDERLRRVVNHGQSEKYLHTELGFNLRMSNIDAAIGNVQLSKLDWMNERRCENANILSKGIDAEGIKKPVIRPGCSHVYHQYVICLEEDYKLSRDELMQKLNEKGIGCAVHYPMPVHKQPLYLSSGNYRYECPVSERLSESVLSLPVHPGVTTEDCEYICKVINGAD